One Methylocystis iwaonis genomic window, GCACGCCTGCGGAACTTTACGACCAACCGGCGTCGCCTTTCGTGATCTCCTTCGTCGGCGAGGCGGTGGCGCTTCCTGTCAACGTCGACGCCGGCCATGTGGTCTTCGGCGATCGAAAGCTTCATATCGACACGCATGGCCTGCGCAGCGGCCCGGCGCGCGTGTTCTTTCGCCCGGCCGATATTGCTGTCGCGGCCGACGGCGCGGGCGAGCTGGAAGGGCGCGTGGAAAGCCTGCGCCGCACGCCGGCCGGCGTGCGCGCGACCATTGCGATCGACGGCTACGACCAGACGCTCGAAATCGACTCGCCGCTCGATCGGGCGGCGGCGCTCGGCGATCGCGTGCCTTTGTCGCTCGCCAAGGCCCGGATTTTTCCAGCGAGCCAAAAAGAAGTCGATTACGTGCAGGCGGGGGAGGGCATTTGACCGCCGTCTCGGTCGACGATTCCCCTTTGACGCGCGCCGCGACGGGCGACTGGAACTCGGATCTCTATCTGAAGTTCGAGCAAGAGCGCACGCGCGCCGCGCGCGATTTGCTGGCGCGCATCCCATTTTGCGAAACGCGGCTCGTTTATGATCTCGGCTGCGGCCCGGGCAATAGCACGGAATTGCTGACGCGCAGCTTTATGGGCGCCGAGGTCGTGGGCGTCGACAAGTCCGACAATATGCTCGCTGTCGCCCGCGAGCGCGTGCCAAGTGCGCGCTTCATCAAGGAAGATATTGCCGATTGGGCGCCGCCCGAACATGCCGACGTCATATTCGCAAACGCCGCGCTGCACTTCCTTCCCGATCATCGAAAACTGATGCAGGCGTTGCTCGATTCGCTGCGTCCGGGTGGGCGCCTCGCGGTGCAAATGCCAGACAACACCCATGAGTTCTCTCACGCCGCCATGCGCATGGTGGCGGCGGACGGTCCTTGGGCCAATCGGCTGGTGCCTGTCGCGAAATCATTCACGGTCATCGGACAGGCCGACGAATATTACGATCTTTTCGCGCCTTTTTGCCAGCATATCGACATTTGGCAAACGGTCTATATCCATCCGCTCGATGGTCACCAGGGCGTCGTCGATTGGTTCGAAGGTTCCGGGTTGCGTCCGTTCCTCGATTTATTGAATGCGGAAGAGTGCGCGGACTTTCTCTCGCGCTATCGCGATCGTCTCGCGCAAGCCTATCCGAGGCAACCCAACGGCAAAGTGCTTCTGCGTTACCCGCGACTCTTCTTTGTGTTGCAGAAATAGCAATAGCGGCGCTCTCGCCGGGCGAGCGCGAGCCAAAAGCCCAATCTCCCCATATTTTGCCTTGTCGCGGAACGACCGCTAGCCTAGCGCGCTTTCCGCTCGCATGGAATCATGCGAGCGTGAGAAAGCGCGCAGATTCAGAAAGCTGGCGCGCTTTCATGCGAGCATTTGGTCGCCACGGGCGCGGGAACAGTGTGGCATTACGGCAACGGTTTAGCGTGAAAGATTATATAGTCTATTAATTCCATAGACAGGTAGGGCTGGCTGGGTTTGAATTGGAATCGGAAATGCTAGCGACGATGCGGCGCGGGCAGGGGACAATTAAAGGACGAGGGGTGGGGATGCTAAATTTGCAGCGGCAGTTGAAGCTCGGGGTCGCGGTCGCGGCGCTTGTGGCGATCGCGCCCGCTTGGGCTTTTGCCGAAGAAAAGGCCGCCGCCAATGTGGTCGAGACGAAAGGGCAGGAGACAAAAAAGAAGGCTTCCGGGTCGAACAAGCCGCTGAAGCCCGTTGCTGGTCAGCCGGCCGAAGCCAAGCCCCAAGGACCGAAAAGCTATTATGTGCCCACGCGCGCCTATCGTCTGGAGCCGCAGCCGGACATCCCGCCCTATGTGCGCAACCTCGGCAAGACCTATAAGGAGTTCGAGGGAATCGACTGGCTGAACGTCGGCCTCGATTCACGCGCGCGATTCGAATATCGCCAGAACGACTATCGGCCGTGGACCAACACGTCGCAGAACCCGCCGTCGTCGCAGCGCAAAATGTTCCCGAATTCGCTCTGGCTATCGCGGACGCGCGTCTATCTCGGCATCCAGAACATTCTCGACCCATTCCGCGCTGTGGTCGAGTTCCAGGATTCGCGCGCATTCAACAGCATCTATCAGTACCAGGGCCAGGAGATAAACGAGACCGATCTGATCTCCGCCTATGGCGAACTCTACTTCAAAGACGCCTTTGGCAAGGACGATCGCGGCAACGATCGTCCCTTGATGGCGCGCGCCGGCCGCTTCCATTTCGAGCTGCTCGACCGTCGTCTGATCGCGGAAAATGAATTCCGCAACACGACGAATAATTTCGAGGGGTTTCGCGTCAAGATCGGCAAGAAGGACAACGACTGGGATCTCGACAGCTTCCTGATGCGGCCGGTGGTGCGTTACCCCTATCAGTTCGACCGGCCCGACTGGCAGAACTGGATTTACGGCAGCGTGCTCAGTATCCGCCGTTGGTCCGAATATGCGACGGTGCAGCCTTACTTCATTGGCCGAAAGCAATTCGCTGACCCCTTCAACACATCGAATTCGCTCAAGGTCGCGCGCGAGACCTATGCGCCGGGCGTGCGCATTTATGGCGTGCTCGGCAATTTCGACTATGACTTCGACATCAACAAGCAGCTCGGCTACACCGGCGAGTTCGCGGCGATCGGCGCGAATACGACTGCCGTGCAAAGGACCGTGCAGCTCGACTCCATCGCTTATGGCATCGAGGCGGGCTATACTTTCGCCGATCACCCCTGGAAGCCGCGCGTCAGCTTGGTTTACACATATGGCTCCGGCGACAAGAGCCCTTACGACAGCGCCAGCCAAAACTTCGACATCTTCTACGGCTTCAACCAGCCCTTCTCTCGAAACGACTATATGGCGTGGAACAATATGAAGGCGCCGAAGGCGCGCCTCGAGTTCACGCCAGCGAAAAACCTGCAGATCGACACGGCCTTCAGCGCCTATTGGCTGGCAAGCGCCGCCGGGGCGTGGGACCGCGCCAATCTCTCTGCCCCGCTTGGCAATAGAGGGACTTTCGTCGGTACGGAGTTCGACATCCGCGCCCGCTACAAGCTTTCCCAATTTATCAATCTGACGGCGAGCTACGCCCGATTCTGGCCGGGCTCCTTTACGTCGAGCTTCGCGCAGGCGGTGGCGTTGCAGCCTTATTATCCGCAGTCCTTCCCCGGTCAGACGGGAACGACGAACGGGCTGACGGCCAAGCCGACCGACTTCTTCTATCTCGAAGCGAGCGTGAACGCCTTTGGCGACGGCCAGCCGATTACGAAGGATCCGGCATCGCAGTTCTGGGACGGCGTCAAGCTGAATGCTACGGAAGCGAAAGCGCCGAGCTGGCGCGACGTCTATGTCGGTCTGAACGGGGGCGGGGCTTGGTCGAGCCCGTTCTGGAACGGCGCCGTCTATCCCATCAGCAATGCGGCCGCGAGCACGCCCGTGGCGCTTGCGTCGACGATGCCCGCCGGCTCCAGCAATCTTGCCGGTTTCATCGGCGGCCTCCATCTCGGCACGAACTGGAGATTCGACAATAATGTCGTGGCGGGCCTGGAGGCCGATCTTCACGGTGTCTCCGGCAATACGGCGACGAAGTGGCAGGCGAACCTGGTTCCCGTCGGGGCGAACGCCTTCATCAATTACGACCAACGTACCGCGACGCTCAATTATCTCGGCACGATCCGCGGCCGGCTCGGCTATCTGGTGACTCCCACCGTTCAGCTCTACGGCACGGGCGGCATGGCCTATGGCGGCGTGACCTCCAATACGGCGCTGTTCACGCGGCGCGCGGCGGGCGCGAATATCACCAACGCCACGGCGACGTTCGACGACTCGCGCATCGGCTGGACGGCGGGCGGCGGCGTCGAATGGATGTTCATGCCGAATTGGTCGGCGAAGGCAGAGTATCTTCGTTACGACCTCGGATCAGTCTACGCCCGCGGCGTCGCCGTTCAGCCCAACGGCTTCTATGCCGTCGCAACGAATACGCGCACGACATTCGACGGGAATCTCATCCAGGCTGGGATCAGCCGGCATTTCGATATGCTGAGCAAGGACTGACGCCATTTCCGTTTGAACAGCTCGCATCAAGCGCGTGTCATTCCCGGCGGGCTGAAGCCCGACCGGGAATGAAGACCCACAAAAGCGCTAGTTTTATTCAGCGCCCGTCATTGCGAGCGAAGCGAAGCAATCCAGGACAGCGATGCCGCCCTGGATTGCGTCGTCGGCTCCGCCTCCTCGTAATGACGGCGGTGATTTCCTGTGTGTCCAAACGGCGCAAGCGTCGGGAATGGCGCCGGCTGCCGGCAAAGTGGCGTTGACGCCCCTCGCGCTTCGAGACGCCTGCTGCGCAGGCCCCTCAGCATGAGGGGCTTCTGCATCTACACAAAACACTTAGGCCTCATCCTGAGGAGCTCGCGTCTCGAAGGAAGAGGCCGCCTCGGAGGTTGTTCCTCAACGAACCGAGGCCCGCGGGAGTTCTCGCCGGCCTGTTTGGCGACGTCGCCGCCGCTGCCGGCAAGAACCAGTCATTCCGACCCCAGGAAGAGCTGCCGATCCTCGGCGAACATTTTCTGAGCCAGCGCGAAATCGTCCGGCCGGCCGATGTCGAGCCAGACGCAATCGTCCTGGAAGCAGCGAATGTCTTTTCCCGCCATTTTCATCCGCAAAAGAAGCTCAGGCATATCGAGATACGTATTCGTTTCGATATGCGGCCGGACAGCGTCCGCGTTCAGAATGTAGATTCCCATGCTGACGAGATAGCTGTTCTGCGGCTTCTCGTAATAGGCGGTCAATCGGCGCTCGGAGTCGATCTCCACCAGGCCGAATTCGAGCTTCACATTGCGTTGGAAGACGCCGACGGAAGCATGCGCGCCAGTCTCCCGATGCTGGCGCAGCATGCCGTCTAGGTCGAGCGTCGTGAGGAGATCGCCGTTCGTCACGAAGAAATCGCCGTCGAGGTCGCCCACTACGGCGCCGAGCCCGCCAGCCGTGCCGAGCGGACGATCTTCGCCTTTGTAGCGAATATCGAGGCCGAGAGACGCGCCGTCCCCGAAATAGGCTTCGATCAGATGGCGCAGATGACCGACGGCCAAGATCACCTCGGTGACGCCGGCCATTTTCAGCCGCCTCAGCAGCAGCTCGAGGATTGGCATATCATCCAAAGGGATGAGCGGTTTGGGAAAATGCGCCGAATAAGGATACAGGCGCGTTCCCTTCCCACCCGCCATCACGACCGCGCGCAGGATGGGCCTCGCGGCGCCGGCCGTTGCGCCGGATGGCGGCGGAAGCGCCTGCTCGCGCGCCTCCGGCATGGGAGGCGCATATCCAATGACGCCGGAATCAGCGTGACGATGCACTGCGACCTCCTGCATAGCGCGCCAACGCAGGCGTTACCTTTCTCCCGCACGAACGCCGCTTTTTGTCCCTGCCAGGCGTTGCGCTCCCGTCTGTTCGTCGGGGCGCGGGGGATTGTTTGTACTGGGCGCAGGCATGGACCGCAATTTGGCGATTCGGATGAAGCGCGCCGCGTCTTGGCGGCGGGCGTCGGCTCGGCCAAGAGAGTCGCGTAAGATCAAAAATCACTGAAACACACGCTGGATCGGAGCGTTATGACCTATCTTCCAAACAGGAGACCGTGGTCATGACCATGCCAAGACTCAATCGACACGTGGCCGGCCCTGCGGCGCTGCTCGCGCTGATCGTCGGACTCGGCCTTGTTGGCGGTACAAGGTCTAACCGTATGACAGAAAGCCTGAATGATACGATCGATGCGTCGAGCTTGCTTTCCGCGGTTCAAAACGCGCCACGCGAGCTCTACAATTACGCCGCGCCCACGCAGCCTGCGTCATCTGTGAAGCCAGACTCGACCTATTGGAGCGCGGACGAGTGGCGAATCGCCGCCAGCGCCGTCGAGAAGCTGCGCTCGGCCAGAAACGGGCAGGGCGCGGCGACGGCGTCCAATGCGAATATCGTGTGGCAGCCGCCGGAGGAAATTTCGAGCAAGAGCCGCAACGAGCGCGAGACCCCGCGCAAGTGAGCCGGCGCCTCGTCTCACGCTGAAGGGAAAATCTCCGGAAAAGATACGCCGCCCCTCCTGAGGGGCTGAGAATGAGCCGTCCATGGCGGGAGCCGCCATGGACGGCGCGCGCATGTTCGCGCGAGCGAAAATTTTTAAAAGCATCGAAAACATTGGTAGGCCGGGAGGGACTCGAACCCCCAACCAGACCGTTATGAGCGGTCGGCTCTAACCATTGAGCTACCGGCCCCTGTCGTCGCGGGGACGTTACGTCCTATACAGCAATCTGCCGAGCGGGCAATATCGTCGCGCGAAATGGGGCGGGGATGGCGGAAGCCGAGAAAAGAAGGGCCATCTTGGACGGGGCGCTCGAACTCGAGCGCCTCGGGCTCAATCATGGCGCCGCCGGCAATTTGTCTTTGCGCGAGGGCGCGGCGGTTCTCGTGACGCCGAGCGGCGTGCCGGCGCGGGAGCTTGCGCCCGAGGCGATTGCGCGCATGACGCTCGCCGACGACAGCGGCGCCTATGAGGGGCCGCTGCCGCCGTCGAGCGAATGGCGTTTCCATCTCGATATTTATCGCGCCCGGCCGGACGTCGGCGCCGTCGTCCATATGCATTCCACCTACGCGACGACTCTCGCGACGCTGCGGCGGGAGATTCCCGCCGTTCATTACATGATCGCGGCCTTCGGCGGGCCGACCGTCCCCTGCGTCGGCTACGCCGCCTATGGCACGGCGGAGCTTTCCGGGCTCGTCGTCGAGGGGCTGAGAAATCGCGATGGCGTGCTGCTGGCGAACCACGGCGCGATCGTCACGGGGCCCGACATGCGCAAGGCGCTGTGGCGGGCGGTGGAGCTGGAGGCGCTGGCGCGGGTCTATTATCTCGGCGCGCTGGCGGGCGCGCCGGTCATCTTGCCGGATGACGAGATTTGGCGGACGGTGGAGCGGTTCAAGACTTACGGGCCGCGCCAGTAGGCGAGCCGTCGTCGCAAGACCCAGGGCTTAGGCCGCAAGCTCCGGGAACAACCGCGCTAGCCCTTCCTTAGACGCCGCGCAGACGCCGCGCTCTGTGATGAGCCCGGTGACATAGCGCGCGGGCGTCACGTCGAAGGCCCAGTTGCGCGCGGGGGAGCCCGCCGGCGTCAGTCGAACCTCCGAGACAACGCCGTCGGAGCCCAGGCCGGCGATATGCGTCACCTCGCGCGCGTCGCGCTCTTCGATCGGAATGTCGGCGACGCCGTCGGCGATGCGCCAGTCGATCGTCGAGCTGGGCAAAGCGACATAGAAGGGCACGCCATTGTCATGCGCCGCGAGCGCCTTGAGATAGGTGCCGATCTTGTTGCAGACGTCGCCGGCGCGGGTGGTGCGGTCCGTGCCGACGACAATGAGATCGACGCGCCCATGCTGCATCAGATGGCCGCCGGCGTTGTCGGCGATCACCGTATGGGGAACGCCTTCGCTGAAAAGCTCGAAAGCGGTGAGGCTTGCGCCCTGATTGCGCGGGCGGGTCTCGTCGACCCAGACATGAAGCGGAACGCCCGCCCGCGCCGCCTTGTAGATGGGCGCCAGCGCCGTGCCCCAATCGACGGTCGCGAGCCAGCCGGCGTTGCAATGGGTCAGGATATTTAGCGGGCGGCCGGGGTTCTTCTCCGCCGCCGCGCGGATGAGCGTCGCGCCATGGTCGCCGATCGACTCGCAGCAGGCGACGTCCTCCTCGGCGATGCGCCCGGCCTCGGCATAGGCGCGCGCCGCGCGCGTCTCGGCGGGCGCCGCAAGAAGCAGCGCTTTCACGCGGTCCAGCGCCCAGCGCAGATTGACCGCGGTTGGACGCGTAGCGAGCAATCGCGCGTAGGCGGCCTCGATTGCGGCGTCGCTCGCGTCTCTTGCGACCGCGAGCGCGAGGCCATAGGCGCCGGTGACGCCAATCAGCGGCGCCCCGCGCACGACCATGTTGCGAATGGCGCGCGCGGCGTCGTCGAGACTGTCCAGCGCCAGCGTCTCGAAGCGGTGGGGCAGGCGGGTCTGGTCGATCACATGGACTCGCCGCCCATCTGGGTCGAGCCATATCGTCCGATAGTCGCGGCCGTCGATCCGCATCCTCCGCCCCCGCACACGATGCCTCTTGCTTTCGGCCCTTGTGCCTTCAGGTGAGGAACTTGTAAACCGGGGCGACCGCGAGCGTCGCGGCGTCGCTGGAGAGCTTCCATGACCTATTGCTGCGGCATTCTGGTGCGCGACGGGCTGGTGCTCATCGCGGATACGCGCACCAACGCCGGCCTGGATAATATCGCGACCTTCCGCAAGCTCCATGTCTTCGAGAAGCCGGGCGAGCGCGTGCTGATGCTCGCCACGGCGGGCAATCTCTCGGTCACGCAGGGCGTGGTGAATTTCCTCAACGAGGGGTTCGAGAACCCGGAGACGGGCGAGATCGAAAGCGCCATGACCGCCCAAACCATGCTGCAGGCGGCGCATCTCGTCGGCCGCGCCGTGCGCCGTTCCTTGCAGGAGGCGTCGCCGTCGGGCGAGCAAGCGAGCGGCGTCAGCTTCGATGTTTCGCTGCTGCTCGGCGGGCAGATCGGCGGCGGCGCGCCGCGCCTCTTCATGATCTATACGGCTGGCAACGCCATCGAATGCACGCCGGACACCAATTATCTGCAGATCGGCGAGCACAAATACGGCAAGCCCATTCTCGACCGCGCCGTGAACTATGAGAGCGATCTCTATGACGCGCTCAAGATCGGACTGATCTCGATGGATTCGACCATCCGCTCCAATCTTTCGGTGGGCTTGCCGATCGACATTGCGCTTCTGCGCAGGGGCGACATGAAGCTCGAAGTCTCGACGCGCATCGACGCGAATGACGAATATTTCCGCGATCTTCGTGAAAGCTGGTCGAAGGCGCTGCGCGCGGCGCATATGGCCATTCCCGCGCCGCCCTATCGCGGCCGCGAGCCTTGACTATTCTCGCGCCCGCCGACACCGCAGAGATTGCGCGCGCCGCGGAGATTTTGCGCGCCGGCGGGCTCGTCGCCTTTCCAACCGAGACGGTCTATGGGCTCGGCGCCGACGCCACCAGCGCCTGGGCCGTGGCGCGCATCTATGACGCCAAGGGGCGGCCCTCCTTCAATCCGCTGATCGCTCATGTCGCCGACCTGGAGGCGGCGCGGCGCGAGGCGTTGCTGCCGGAGGCGGCGCTCAAACTCGCGGAAGCCTTTTGGCCGGGGCCGCTGACGATCGTCGCGCCGGTCACGCCGGGCGGCTCCGTCTGCGAGCTGGCTCGCGCCGGCCTGCCGAGCGTCGCTTTGCGCATTCCCGATCATCCGGTGGCGCGGGAGCTGATCTCGGCGCTGGGCAAGCCCGTCGCCGCGCCCTCGGCAAACCGCTCGGGCCATGTGAGCCCGGTGACGGCGGCGCATGTGGCGGAGGATTTGTCCGGGCGGGTCGATATGATCCTCGACGGCGGGCGCGCGACGGCGGGCCTAGAATCGACGATCGTTTCCTTCTGCGACGCGTCGCCGGTCCTGCTGCGGCCGGGCGCCATTGCGCGTGAGAAGATCGAGAAGGTTCTGGGGGCCAAGCTCTGCGCGCCCACCCGTGCCGAAGTGATGGCGCCGGGCATGACCGCCTCCCACTACGCGCCGAATGCGCGGCTGCGGCTCGAAGCGCATGAGGTGCAGGCGGGGGAGGGCGCGCTCGATTTCGACGCCCGGCTGACGGCGCTTGCGGCGCAGGGGGCGGTGGTCCTCGATCTCTCGCCGCAGGGCGATCTCGTCGAAGCTGCGGCCAATCTCTTCGCCTATCTGCGGGAGCTCGACGCGCGCGGCGTCGAGAAGGTCGCCGTCGCGCATATTCCCGAAAGGGGGCTGGGCGAGGCGATCAATGACCGTTTGAGACGGGCGGCTGCGCCGCGGGTCTAATGGACCGCGAGCCTTCAGGCTCGCAAGGATGCGCGCCTGAAGGCGCGCGGTCCAGTTAAGCCGCCAGCGCCACCGGGCTCGCGGCGCGCAAATGGAAATCTTGCGTCACCGGATGCGGCGAACCTTTCAGCAGTGATGGGCTTTCATAGCCGCGCGCGACCAGATCGCCCGCACCGGCGGAGCACATTTCCACCGCCAGCCGCGTGAGCCGGTTCAGCACCGGCTCCACCACCCAGGAGAAGCGCGGCGCGTCGGGCGCGATACCCTGCATCAGTGATACGCGGGCGTCGTTGTTCGCCTGGCTCATGCGCGCCTGCCAGCCTGGCTGCGGCTCCTGCCAGTTATTGGCGACGATCACCGGCCCGCGATAGATGCGCGCCTCGCGCTCCGTGCGCTCGACCAGCGCCATTTCGCCCGGCTTGACGCCGGCCAGCGTGAAGAGCGTCGGCCGCGCCAGCGGCTCGCGGGCGATGAGCTGGACGGCGTCCTCGAAAGTCTCGCAGGTTTCGAAAGCGTAGCGCAGCAAATGGTCGGGCGGCCAGCCGCCTTCACTCGCCAGGGCGTTGCGAAGATTGAGCGCGGCGTCCAAAGCGAAGCCCAGGCTCCCAGTCGTTCGCCGTAGCATGGGCGCCTGATTGATGACCGCGCAGAAACGGCCCGGCGCCATGGCGCTGAGCACGCCGACGGCGCCCGGCCAGGTGGCGTTGTAGAAATCGCCGGCCGGCCCCGACTGCCATGCCATTTCCACCGCCTCGCCCAAGCCGCGAAACGGCCAGTCCAGCGTGCGGCGGATGCGGGGCAGGCCGTCCGGCCCCTCATAGGCCTGGGTCGTGCAGGCGAAGAGATAGGACATGTTGAGCGTCATCGCGCCCGGGAAACCAAGAATCGCGGCGACGTGCTCAAGCTCGGCGCGATAGGCGGACGCCGATTTGCGCAGCCAGTTCGTCGCCAATTGGTCGATCGGCGACAGACAATAGCGCGCCAGCGGCGCGACCGCGCCAAGGCAGGCGTCGCGCAGGGCCGCAGCGGCGTCGATCCGCGCCTGCGCATGGGCCACGGGACCGCCGTCGCGCACGTCGAGGAGCGGAATCGGGTTCATCGTCGTCCTTTTGTCAAAAAACATTCACTGAACGGAGATCGTTCCCACATCTGGATGTCATAATACAGCGAAAAATCCCTTGAGCTGCGCCGCGCTGCAATAGGCCCGGCGTTCAGGTAAGTTTCCTCCGCCTGAGGGCCGCCGATTCGGCCCGCGCAACGCACCGAGACGAAAATGACTCACGCTGTCGCCGCTGCTTTCCTCGCCCTGGAGACCCACGCGCCCTCGCTCGACGACGTCCGCACGCTCGACTTGTTCGAAAAGGATGGCGCGCGTTTCGATAATTTTAGCGTTTCGCTCGACGAGGATTTTCTCTTCGATTTCTCGAAGCACAAGGTGACTCGCGAAACGATCGATCTGCTCGTGGCGCTCGCCAAGGCGCGTCAGCTCGAAGGCCGGCGCGACGCGCTCTTCGCCGGCGAGCCCGTCAACAACACCGAGAAGCGCCCGGCCATGCATATGGCGCTGCGCGATCTCTCGTCGCGAGCGCTGGTCATCGGCGGCGCCGATATGCGCCCGGCAATCGAATCCGAGCGCGAGAAGGTCTTCGCCTTCGCGCGCGCCATTCGCAGCGGCGAGGCCAAGGGTGCGACGGGGCTTCCTTTTACGGACATCGTGAACATCGGCATCGGCGGCTCCGATCTCGGGCCGGTCATGGCCGCGCGCGCGCTTTCGCCCTATGGGGAGAATGGCCCGCGCGCGCATTTCGTCTCCAATGTCGACGGCGCCGATCTTTCGGATACGCTCGCCGGGCTCGATCTCGCGCGCACGCTTTTCATCGTGTCGTCGAAGACCTTCACCACGCAAGAGACCATGGCGAACGCCGCGAGCGCCCGCGCGCGCGTCGTCGCGGCGCTCGGTGAAGCGGCGGTGAACAAGCATTTTGCCGCTGTCTCCACCAAGCTCGACAAGGTGGCGGCTTTTGGCATCGACGCCTCGCGCGTCTTCGGTTTCTGGGATTGGGTCGGCGGGCGTTATTCGATCTGGTCGTCGATTGGTCTCGCGCTCGTGATAGCCATCGGCCCGGAGAACTTCACGCAGTTCCTGCAGGGCGGCTTCGATATCGACGAGCATTTCCGTTCGGCGCCGCTCGACAAAAATATCCCGGCGCTGATGGGCCTGCTCGGCGTCTGGCATCGCAACCCGCTCGATCGCCGCGCCCATGCGGTGATTCCCTATGATCAGCGCCTCGCACGCTTTCCCGCTTATCTGCAGCAGCTCGACATGGAGTCGAATGGCAAATCAGTGACGCGCGACGGCCGTTTCGACACGCATCGTACCGGGCCGATCGTTTTCGGCGAGCCGGGCACCAATGGGCAGCACGCTTTCTTCC contains:
- a CDS encoding alginate export family protein; translation: MLNLQRQLKLGVAVAALVAIAPAWAFAEEKAAANVVETKGQETKKKASGSNKPLKPVAGQPAEAKPQGPKSYYVPTRAYRLEPQPDIPPYVRNLGKTYKEFEGIDWLNVGLDSRARFEYRQNDYRPWTNTSQNPPSSQRKMFPNSLWLSRTRVYLGIQNILDPFRAVVEFQDSRAFNSIYQYQGQEINETDLISAYGELYFKDAFGKDDRGNDRPLMARAGRFHFELLDRRLIAENEFRNTTNNFEGFRVKIGKKDNDWDLDSFLMRPVVRYPYQFDRPDWQNWIYGSVLSIRRWSEYATVQPYFIGRKQFADPFNTSNSLKVARETYAPGVRIYGVLGNFDYDFDINKQLGYTGEFAAIGANTTAVQRTVQLDSIAYGIEAGYTFADHPWKPRVSLVYTYGSGDKSPYDSASQNFDIFYGFNQPFSRNDYMAWNNMKAPKARLEFTPAKNLQIDTAFSAYWLASAAGAWDRANLSAPLGNRGTFVGTEFDIRARYKLSQFINLTASYARFWPGSFTSSFAQAVALQPYYPQSFPGQTGTTNGLTAKPTDFFYLEASVNAFGDGQPITKDPASQFWDGVKLNATEAKAPSWRDVYVGLNGGGAWSSPFWNGAVYPISNAAASTPVALASTMPAGSSNLAGFIGGLHLGTNWRFDNNVVAGLEADLHGVSGNTATKWQANLVPVGANAFINYDQRTATLNYLGTIRGRLGYLVTPTVQLYGTGGMAYGGVTSNTALFTRRAAGANITNATATFDDSRIGWTAGGGVEWMFMPNWSAKAEYLRYDLGSVYARGVAVQPNGFYAVATNTRTTFDGNLIQAGISRHFDMLSKD
- the pgi gene encoding glucose-6-phosphate isomerase — translated: MTHAVAAAFLALETHAPSLDDVRTLDLFEKDGARFDNFSVSLDEDFLFDFSKHKVTRETIDLLVALAKARQLEGRRDALFAGEPVNNTEKRPAMHMALRDLSSRALVIGGADMRPAIESEREKVFAFARAIRSGEAKGATGLPFTDIVNIGIGGSDLGPVMAARALSPYGENGPRAHFVSNVDGADLSDTLAGLDLARTLFIVSSKTFTTQETMANAASARARVVAALGEAAVNKHFAAVSTKLDKVAAFGIDASRVFGFWDWVGGRYSIWSSIGLALVIAIGPENFTQFLQGGFDIDEHFRSAPLDKNIPALMGLLGVWHRNPLDRRAHAVIPYDQRLARFPAYLQQLDMESNGKSVTRDGRFDTHRTGPIVFGEPGTNGQHAFFQLLHQGTDVTPIDFLVAAEPTAADAHHHALLFSNCLAQSEAFMRGRTLEEAKAQLRGQGLGADEVERLAPHKVFSGDRPTSVLLYRRLDPRTLGRLVALYEHKVFVQSVIWDINPFDQWGVELGKELANKLGPIVENASASTVGLDGSTAGLIAWRRSKQ
- the tam gene encoding trans-aconitate 2-methyltransferase; protein product: MTRAATGDWNSDLYLKFEQERTRAARDLLARIPFCETRLVYDLGCGPGNSTELLTRSFMGAEVVGVDKSDNMLAVARERVPSARFIKEDIADWAPPEHADVIFANAALHFLPDHRKLMQALLDSLRPGGRLAVQMPDNTHEFSHAAMRMVAADGPWANRLVPVAKSFTVIGQADEYYDLFAPFCQHIDIWQTVYIHPLDGHQGVVDWFEGSGLRPFLDLLNAEECADFLSRYRDRLAQAYPRQPNGKVLLRYPRLFFVLQK
- a CDS encoding peptidase, with translation MTYCCGILVRDGLVLIADTRTNAGLDNIATFRKLHVFEKPGERVLMLATAGNLSVTQGVVNFLNEGFENPETGEIESAMTAQTMLQAAHLVGRAVRRSLQEASPSGEQASGVSFDVSLLLGGQIGGGAPRLFMIYTAGNAIECTPDTNYLQIGEHKYGKPILDRAVNYESDLYDALKIGLISMDSTIRSNLSVGLPIDIALLRRGDMKLEVSTRIDANDEYFRDLRESWSKALRAAHMAIPAPPYRGREP
- a CDS encoding sugar phosphate nucleotidyltransferase; this translates as MHRHADSGVIGYAPPMPEAREQALPPPSGATAGAARPILRAVVMAGGKGTRLYPYSAHFPKPLIPLDDMPILELLLRRLKMAGVTEVILAVGHLRHLIEAYFGDGASLGLDIRYKGEDRPLGTAGGLGAVVGDLDGDFFVTNGDLLTTLDLDGMLRQHRETGAHASVGVFQRNVKLEFGLVEIDSERRLTAYYEKPQNSYLVSMGIYILNADAVRPHIETNTYLDMPELLLRMKMAGKDIRCFQDDCVWLDIGRPDDFALAQKMFAEDRQLFLGSE
- a CDS encoding class II aldolase/adducin family protein → MAEAEKRRAILDGALELERLGLNHGAAGNLSLREGAAVLVTPSGVPARELAPEAIARMTLADDSGAYEGPLPPSSEWRFHLDIYRARPDVGAVVHMHSTYATTLATLRREIPAVHYMIAAFGGPTVPCVGYAAYGTAELSGLVVEGLRNRDGVLLANHGAIVTGPDMRKALWRAVELEALARVYYLGALAGAPVILPDDEIWRTVERFKTYGPRQ
- a CDS encoding L-threonylcarbamoyladenylate synthase, whose amino-acid sequence is MTILAPADTAEIARAAEILRAGGLVAFPTETVYGLGADATSAWAVARIYDAKGRPSFNPLIAHVADLEAARREALLPEAALKLAEAFWPGPLTIVAPVTPGGSVCELARAGLPSVALRIPDHPVARELISALGKPVAAPSANRSGHVSPVTAAHVAEDLSGRVDMILDGGRATAGLESTIVSFCDASPVLLRPGAIAREKIEKVLGAKLCAPTRAEVMAPGMTASHYAPNARLRLEAHEVQAGEGALDFDARLTALAAQGAVVLDLSPQGDLVEAAANLFAYLRELDARGVEKVAVAHIPERGLGEAINDRLRRAAAPRV
- the mtnA gene encoding S-methyl-5-thioribose-1-phosphate isomerase, with the protein product MRIDGRDYRTIWLDPDGRRVHVIDQTRLPHRFETLALDSLDDAARAIRNMVVRGAPLIGVTGAYGLALAVARDASDAAIEAAYARLLATRPTAVNLRWALDRVKALLLAAPAETRAARAYAEAGRIAEEDVACCESIGDHGATLIRAAAEKNPGRPLNILTHCNAGWLATVDWGTALAPIYKAARAGVPLHVWVDETRPRNQGASLTAFELFSEGVPHTVIADNAGGHLMQHGRVDLIVVGTDRTTRAGDVCNKIGTYLKALAAHDNGVPFYVALPSSTIDWRIADGVADIPIEERDAREVTHIAGLGSDGVVSEVRLTPAGSPARNWAFDVTPARYVTGLITERGVCAASKEGLARLFPELAA